The DNA region ACCACCAAGCCCGCACcgctcttctcggcctcgatccTCGGGCCACCCTTGCGGTTCGGCCTCAGCCCGACGCCGTGCTTGATGATTTTCAGATCCTCCGGGCGGCCCAGCTCGGGGGCCAGGGCGCAGCACCTCTCGAGGATGGTCTTGGCCAGCGCCGGATCGACCTCCCCGTCCCAGTTCCCGTCCTGGCGGCAGCCGCCGAGCACGACGCCCCCGGCGAGCGGCCTCTGGAAGACGTACGTGGTGTCGTTGTCGACGCGGCGCGGCGAGCGGAAGTACATCCTCTCGAGGGGCCGGATgggctgctcgacgaggatggtCTGGCCGCGGGTCGGGTACATGGACTTGTCctccacgccgccgagggagtAGGAGCCCAGCCCGGTGCagttgaagacggcggccacgTCGGGCGTGAGGCGGGCCTCTCTGATGTGGGCGATCCGGCGGCGCACGAGATCGATCTTGCCGTTTCTACATTGCTCGAGAAGCCTATGATTGTAAGTCTATCGGGGGATCCGACGTGAAAAATGGGAGTAAAAAGACCCTCATCCTCACCACTGCAGATAGATTTGCGTGTTAATCACAAACGTAGACGGCACGTCGATCCCGAAGACGGCCTTGTCCGGCAGCTCGTCCTTTCTCAACGGCACCGTGCCCCCGACCAAGTCTTCGTACCAGAGCTTCCCCGTCCCCTTGCTGAGgatctcggcgtcctcgatcCGCTGATCAAAGATCATCCTCAGCGGCGAGCGCttgatgccggcctcggggGTCGTCTCGGCAATCTCCCGGAACCGGTCGAAGGCGACGCGGTCAAACgactcgaggaggccgtTGTCGTTGGCGGAGGAGCACCAGTTGCCCCCGGCCCAGGGGGAGCAGTAGTCCACGTGGTAGTCGCCGGGGAAGTGCTCCGCCAGGACGGCGATGCTGCTCGCCGGGTACTCGGCCCTCAGGGTCAGCGCGGTGGTGAGgccgatgacgccggcgccgaggaccacGAAGCGGTGGGGGTGTTCTTGGGAGGAGGACATTATtttttttgtgtgtgtgtctcaAGTGAGAAAAAACTGTACAACGAACTCGGCATGAAACGAACGGAAGATGAGAACGACGCTCGCTTTGCGGTGAGACGAGGTGTGGTGCTTTGGATACTGGGTTGGTCCGGTCCGTCCCCGGTGTTTTCGGCTCCAGCAAGGTTGGCGATAAACGTCCGAAGTCGGCGATTCCTTTGGCAGAAACGGCCGAGTCATGGGCCCGTTTAGCCATCTTTAGGGCGTTCTCTAGCTTTGTCCAGGCtcatttttcttcttctttttcgtcACTTCAGTTCCTGGTGTATTGCAAAGCCGCGGCCATTGCATCCCATTAGAAAAGAGGCATATTTAACAAGTCTTTTTCAATAAGACAAACGCTCAAGTACTTGTTTGATTCCAACGTGTTGCAAAAGAGCCCTTCCGTGATCAAAAGTAGCAGGTTTTCGGAACAATTACGGTAAATGCCCGCCCCCCCATCAGCAATCATTACAATAAGCCTTGGTTATTCAATCTGGATGGTTTGAAGCAGAACGAACACCTTGTGTGACGCCCGCCGGACCGCGAAGCAAACGAGCCGCGCTTACAGTAAAGAGTAAAGCTGCGCGCATCCAAGACGACGACCCTCCCTGGGCTAGGCTTTCTTGCTCGTCTTCTCCTTTCCCGCCGGCTCGCTCGGGTGCATTCCCTCGAGGTTCACGCCTTTCTTCTGCTGCGAGGCCAGCGAGGGCATCGTGTTCTGGTCTCCACTGTGTCTCTGTGAAGGGCAACGTTGTTATCACCATCCATCTCCCTTGGCGTTTGGCTTCATGGGCCACTcaccctctcctcctccacctcggcgtcgtgAATGAAGTCGTGCCCGGCCTCCACGGCGTCGTCCGACAGGCCGTGCTGCTTCAGGCCGTGGTCTTTCCTATTCGACATACTGACAAGAGCTGGGCGGTGTAAGTTGCTTTGAGATTTGTAAGTAAATATTCAGAGGTGTGGGCAGGTAAGTAAGTGTTGGGCCGGAGTGAGACGCAAACGCCCAGCGGTCGccgcgggggagggggatgctGCTCAGTCATATACCCTCACTGAGTTTCCCAATAAGACAAGATGCGACACGTCTCAACGTCATGAAGGGCGCCCAAGTGAGGGGTCTACGGTTGCGCGAGCAAAAGTATCGACAACACCATCCGCGAGGGCACGGGTAAGCACCCCCGCACCCATGATGGTATCGCAGCCATTCAGGGCTGCTGCGGCAGGGATGGCCGAACACACTCGTTCGCTACGCAGGACATCAgagggcgggggggggggggggggggggggttcggcAGCAATCGCGATGCGATCCAGGCCGGGCCAGAATTCTCGGATGTTGGAACGGACAGTCGTGGAGATCTCGCCTAGGAGGCTCATCGCGGCGAGAGGGGCACAAGGTGCACGCACGGTTGAGCGAGGATGTGCGTCGGGATTCGTGGATGTGAATGaagctttttttttgttttttggCGCGCTGTTGAAGTatgagatgagatggcaAACGAGCCCGTTGAAGCAAATGAAGTGGAACACACGAGAAGTATGTACCTCTGTAAGCACAAGGTATTTGGTTCCGGCAATTGGAACTTGGATAAAACCGCTCCAGGTACGACGGGCGTAACCAAAGTTCACATAAGGGGGTGCCTTGTTCATCTGGGATACGAATTCAACGGGTGCCACCACAAGTTGTGGATGATTTGAATTGAATGACATGACATAGAAACTTGAAAGCTCTAAAGGGTAGCGGCTTGGAGGAACTTCTTGGTTCTGTTCGACTGTCCAAAAATCAACATGCCTGCAGCTGCTCCCCCCAAAGAGCCCCTTGCCACGATGCCAATGGCTGCTACCGGCCTCGTAGTGGGCTGCCGGCAGTTTGCCAAGAGGTGTGCAGCTAAGGTGCCCAGGGGGCACAGGCGGGCTGGTGGGATCCCGTGATTCCCTTCATCCGCCCAGCTAGTGTGTAGTGTGATTGAGATTGAGAACTGGCGTAGCCGAGCCAGCAGCTGGGCgggtgggtggtgggagGAAGGGAAATTTCCAAGACGACAAGCATGAGACACACGAGAAGAGCATGCGTAGGGGGGAGACGACGGGGGGGACATGGTCGTCTGGCTACCTTTCCCACATCATCAGGGACAGACAGAATAGCCATTGCTCGTAATTTGTTTCTTTTCGAGCGTCATTCCATCTCTTCGGGCCGCTCCCTCGTGCCAACACGAACGCCCccttttgttttgttttttgggCTCAAATGTCGGATGACAGCGCATGAACCATTCGACATGAGATGTCAATGCGGCGTGGGGATGCCGCTGAGGGATGGTCCCGGTTGATTCATCAGTCCATCTTCTTCAGtgtcatcccccccccccccccccccccctcttcttgtCTACGACTCTTATCTCCATCCAAGACTCAAGTTTTCCCCATCGTGTATTGAACCCTGGCAGGCAACGATATCCTACCAAGCAGTAGTCAGTCCTGCAGGCCGAGATCATGGAGGCTCCAGCCAAAGGCCGACAAACATGCTCAAGTGATGTACATGCCAATGACTTCATGCCCTGACGTCGCTCCGGGTCTGAAAGCTTAGCTGTCTCCCACAGTTTGCCCAAACCCGCTACTGACAGGTAGGAGAATCCACCGCCCCGTGCTCTGACGTCGCAGATGCACAGGCATGACAAGATCGGCAGCATCGAGATGCTAATTGACCCCAACGTAACGACAATACCAGTGACCGTTTAGCGCTGCCGGCTGTTACGTTTCCGTGATATCATTGCAAGTCGCCATTCAGCCATCGTCGTCTTAGCAGCAAGCCTGGTACGTGCTGTGAAGCTGACGCTAAAACACCGCAAAACTGATAATTTGTCGGGGTTCGTTCAATCATCCGCAATCAATCTGTCATGGATTATCTTTTTCTACGCGGTGAGTATCAAA from Colletotrichum higginsianum IMI 349063 chromosome 4, whole genome shotgun sequence includes:
- a CDS encoding FAD dependent oxidoreductase is translated as MSSSQEHPHRFVVLGAGVIGLTTALTLRAEYPASSIAVLAEHFPGDYHVDYCSPWAGGNWCSSANDNGLLESFDRVAFDRFREIAETTPEAGIKRSPLRMIFDQRIEDAEILSKGTGKLWYEDLVGGTVPLRKDELPDKAVFGIDVPSTFVINTQIYLQWLLEQCRNGKIDLVRRRIAHIREARLTPDVAAVFNCTGLGSYSLGGVEDKSMYPTRGQTILVEQPIRPLERMYFRSPRRVDNDTTYVFQRPLAGGVVLGGCRQDGNWDGEVDPALAKTILERCCALAPELGRPEDLKIIKHGVGLRPNRKGGPRIEAEKSGAGLVVHNYGASGAGYQASWGMAAHAVGLAKAEIGPGKLPAKL
- a CDS encoding GDSL-like Lipase/Acylhydrolase, with the protein product MSNRKDHGLKQHGLSDDAVEAGHDFIHDAEVEEERRHSGDQNTMPSLASQQKKGVNLEGMHPSEPAGKEKTSKKA